The genomic segment ATATTTTAAAAACCAAATCCCCTTCTATTACTTGCTCTCCAAGTTTAAATTGTTTTTCATCATTAAGCTTTTCAATTCTCGGCAAATCAGATTCATTAAGTAAAGGTTCAAAAATCACTGCTTCTTGATCAAGTAAAAAACAATCGTCATCATTATTACAAAATACTGCTAGTCCTAATCTTTCTATTACAATTACATTTAAGCTTTTAGGAAAGCTTTTTTTAATTTCTAACTCATCAATTTGAGGAAATGAATTTAAAGCTATTTTTTTAATTTCATTAATATCAGCTAAAAAAATGCTTTTTGTTGAATAAAAAAACATTGTTTTCTGAATTTTGCTTTCAACTATCTTTAAAATTTCATTTTCTTCAGTTTTTTCATTTCCTGAAATTACAATATTTTCA from the Patescibacteria group bacterium genome contains:
- a CDS encoding FtsQ-type POTRA domain-containing protein; amino-acid sequence: MRKYRKPHRIKKKQPFFKKKYFFPTFFGFLFSILIIYLLVFSSFFQIENIVISGNEKTEENEILKIVESKIQKTMFFYSTKSIFLADINEIKKIALNSFPQIDELEIKKSFPKSLNVIVIERLGLAVFCNNDDDCFLLDQEAVIFEPLLNESDLPRIEKLNDEKQFKLGEQVIEGDLVFKILKVFSVLTELDIKAEKALIVSNERINVLTNEGWEIYFNPQKDLNWQLTKLEALLKEHVPLEDRSNLDYVELRFGDLAPFKYK